In a genomic window of candidate division WOR-3 bacterium:
- a CDS encoding TRAM domain-containing protein, which produces MLFRKTKAFIIDSDTLADPRVVKFLQLGLLTGRLFLPQPGIQPDESEYSLQRAKEHIEQLKRIPTLKLKILPIKSTDELMNIAQRYHATLITIRSELKHAANGFPVITTAELFELFRPAYLPGTTLRVKISKRGKERNEGIGYLEGGIKVVVENGGNSVGQEVDVIIQGGIDTDVGQVLFAKPKFIELH; this is translated from the coding sequence ATGTTGTTTCGAAAAACCAAAGCCTTTATTATCGATTCCGATACTCTTGCTGACCCCAGAGTCGTGAAATTTCTGCAACTGGGACTGCTGACAGGCAGGCTTTTTCTACCGCAACCAGGCATACAACCGGACGAATCCGAATATTCACTTCAAAGAGCAAAAGAACACATCGAACAACTGAAACGCATCCCTACGCTTAAGTTAAAAATTCTCCCGATCAAGTCGACAGATGAATTGATGAATATTGCCCAGAGGTACCATGCCACCCTAATAACTATTCGATCAGAACTGAAACATGCCGCAAACGGCTTTCCGGTAATCACTACTGCCGAGCTTTTTGAGCTTTTCCGTCCAGCTTATCTGCCCGGTACGACTTTGAGAGTAAAAATTTCCAAAAGAGGAAAAGAACGGAATGAAGGCATCGGTTATCTTGAAGGGGGAATTAAAGTCGTTGTCGAAAATGGTGGGAATTCCGTAGGACAGGAGGTTGATGTTATAATACAGGGCGGCATTGACACTGATGTTGGACAGGTGTTATTTGCAAAACCGAAGTTCATCGAACTCCACTGA
- the radA gene encoding DNA repair protein RadA, whose product MRKVHFVCQNCGYESLRWLGRCPNCESWNTLTEEEVIPKKLPRSKHSSDTCASPKRLAELSLTPVQRLKTGIGELDRVLGGGIVPGSLLLLGGEPGIGKSTLLLQVCRNLARNKIPVLYVTGEESAEQVRLRAERLNSSLLDIFVLCTISLEDVVHGVNQVNPKILVIDSIQTLTNPELTSTPGSVAQVRDCTAELLRLAKTQCITTFIVGHVTKFGVIAGPKTLEHMVDTVLYFEGETTYNYRIIRTVKNRYGPTNEIGVFEMTDIGLKEVPNPSELFLSDRRLNVSGSVVVATLEGTRPLLVEIQALAAPTPFPLPQRIATGFDLRRLSLLLGILERRAGISTGNRDIFLNVAGGLKLTEPAVDLGVICTLASALRNAPLPENTVVIGEVGLAGEIRTVSRIEARLNEAQRLGFKRALLPPNFTKFKKLNIELVPVETINAALKYLGVKK is encoded by the coding sequence ATGAGAAAGGTTCATTTTGTATGCCAGAACTGCGGTTACGAATCACTCCGCTGGCTGGGCCGTTGCCCCAACTGCGAATCTTGGAATACACTCACTGAAGAGGAAGTTATCCCTAAAAAATTACCGAGATCAAAACACTCATCAGACACCTGTGCATCTCCCAAAAGGCTGGCAGAACTGTCTCTGACTCCGGTCCAGCGGTTAAAAACCGGAATTGGTGAATTGGATCGTGTGCTAGGAGGAGGAATTGTACCCGGATCCCTGCTGCTACTCGGAGGTGAACCCGGTATCGGTAAATCAACGCTGCTTTTACAAGTTTGCAGAAATCTCGCCCGGAATAAAATTCCAGTGTTATATGTTACAGGAGAAGAATCAGCTGAACAGGTTCGCCTGCGGGCTGAACGCCTTAATTCATCACTACTTGATATATTCGTCCTTTGTACGATATCACTGGAGGATGTTGTCCATGGAGTTAATCAGGTAAATCCCAAGATACTGGTTATTGACTCAATTCAAACATTGACAAACCCCGAACTTACCAGTACACCAGGAAGTGTTGCCCAGGTTCGTGATTGTACTGCTGAATTATTAAGACTGGCTAAAACACAGTGCATCACTACGTTCATTGTCGGTCATGTCACGAAATTCGGCGTAATTGCGGGACCGAAAACACTAGAACATATGGTAGACACGGTGCTTTATTTTGAAGGGGAAACAACCTACAACTACCGTATCATCCGCACAGTCAAAAATCGCTATGGTCCCACGAACGAAATCGGCGTCTTTGAAATGACCGATATTGGTCTGAAGGAAGTTCCCAATCCGTCGGAACTTTTTCTTTCTGATCGGCGTCTCAATGTTTCCGGTTCGGTTGTAGTGGCAACACTGGAAGGGACAAGACCTCTATTAGTCGAAATTCAGGCTCTGGCTGCCCCCACACCGTTTCCGTTACCTCAGCGAATAGCGACAGGGTTTGACCTGCGTCGACTATCGCTTCTACTGGGAATACTTGAACGCCGCGCCGGTATCAGCACAGGTAACCGTGATATTTTTCTTAATGTTGCCGGAGGCTTAAAACTAACTGAACCGGCTGTCGATTTGGGTGTTATCTGCACATTGGCATCGGCCTTGCGCAATGCACCTCTGCCTGAGAATACAGTAGTCATCGGCGAAGTTGGGTTGGCAGGAGAAATCAGAACTGTCAGCCGGATTGAAGCACGATTGAATGAAGCACAAAGACTGGGGTTTAAACGCGCACTGTTGCCTCCGAATTTTACTAAATTTAAAAAATTGAATATCGAACTTGTCCCGGTGGAAACAATCAACGCCGCTCTGAAATACTTGGGAGTGAAAAAATGA
- the dnaB gene encoding replicative DNA helicase, which yields MSTRSERGEKKPPQALEAEAAVLGAILIDQEALPRVMQFLKPDHFYSLAHRRVYEAMLNLFEAKKPYDIITVTDELRRMKELDSIGGQPFLSALQDTVLTSANCEEHARLVLEKALQRQLIQTATEIVQDAYNEEFSAEELLEKAESKIFQLRQAGERRGFTLVRERLLQEMDRIEQARTRKQHITGVETGFLELDDLTSGFQPGDFIIIAGRPGMGKTAFALNIAVNTTTRVKKPVPVAIFSLEMSTDSLIQRLICAEARVTINQLRRGMLNNPEYARIAAAVGRLSEAKLYIDDSAALNALEIRARARRLKGDHPDLGLIIIDYLQLMEPHSGGRREYSRQQEITEISRALKAMAKELNIPVIALSQLSRAPDRREDKKPLLSDLRESGALEQDADVVIFLYRDAEYNKKNWDALSEEQKKDTDLIIAKHRNGPTRSIKLVYLYQFMRFENIESRYNYSTLPEDNEAESES from the coding sequence ATGTCCACCCGCTCTGAAAGAGGAGAAAAAAAACCACCCCAGGCGCTTGAAGCGGAAGCTGCGGTTCTTGGTGCCATTCTAATTGATCAGGAAGCATTACCTCGGGTGATGCAATTTTTAAAGCCAGATCACTTTTATTCACTTGCTCATCGGCGCGTTTATGAAGCGATGTTGAATCTTTTTGAAGCCAAGAAACCTTATGACATCATCACAGTTACCGATGAGCTGCGGCGCATGAAGGAACTTGACAGTATCGGAGGACAACCGTTTCTCTCGGCACTGCAGGACACAGTATTGACCTCAGCTAATTGTGAAGAACATGCCCGGCTGGTACTGGAGAAAGCGTTACAACGACAATTAATTCAGACTGCTACCGAAATCGTTCAGGACGCCTACAATGAAGAGTTTTCAGCCGAAGAACTACTGGAAAAGGCCGAGAGCAAGATATTTCAGCTGCGTCAGGCAGGCGAGCGACGCGGATTTACGCTTGTTCGCGAACGACTCCTTCAGGAAATGGACCGGATAGAACAAGCCCGAACTAGAAAACAGCATATCACTGGGGTGGAAACGGGTTTTCTGGAACTTGATGATCTTACCAGTGGTTTTCAACCCGGGGATTTCATTATCATTGCCGGACGTCCGGGAATGGGAAAAACTGCCTTTGCGCTTAATATTGCTGTCAATACTACGACCCGGGTAAAGAAGCCGGTGCCGGTTGCAATCTTCAGTCTCGAGATGTCAACCGACAGTCTTATCCAACGCCTGATTTGTGCCGAGGCGCGGGTTACAATCAATCAACTGCGCCGGGGAATGCTCAACAATCCCGAATATGCCCGGATTGCAGCTGCTGTTGGACGGCTGTCGGAAGCAAAACTTTATATCGATGATTCTGCAGCATTAAACGCTTTAGAAATTCGTGCCCGTGCCCGGCGCCTCAAAGGGGATCACCCTGATCTCGGGTTGATAATCATCGACTACCTGCAATTGATGGAACCTCATAGCGGGGGACGCCGCGAATACAGCCGCCAGCAGGAAATCACAGAAATCTCCCGGGCACTGAAAGCAATGGCAAAAGAACTCAATATTCCTGTAATTGCCCTTTCTCAGCTGTCACGGGCACCAGATCGACGAGAAGACAAAAAACCGTTATTGTCCGACCTTCGTGAATCGGGTGCATTAGAACAGGATGCGGATGTTGTTATTTTCCTGTACCGCGATGCCGAATATAATAAAAAAAACTGGGACGCACTTTCTGAGGAACAGAAAAAAGATACTGATTTAATCATTGCCAAGCATCGCAATGGCCCCACCCGAAGTATTAAACTGGTCTACCTATACCAGTTTATGCGCTTCGAAAATATTGAATCAAGGTATAATTACTCAACCCTGCCCGAAGACAACGAAGCGGAATCAGAAAGTTAA
- the coaBC gene encoding bifunctional phosphopantothenoylcysteine decarboxylase/phosphopantothenate--cysteine ligase CoaBC, translated as MAKPVEILLGVTGSIAAYKSLELLRLFRKKGWNVTVVLTRAAAKLTGIDTFRALSGREVGGDLFPKYRIPHDSIHHIDLAVQPDLTVIAPATANIIGKLAHGIADDLLSTILLAIPSEKVGSGRVLIAPAMNSNMWSNPIVQENIRRLAAFGYRFINPETGELACGMVGTGRMASPESILETCCACLTRLPDFTGVRVLVTTGRTEEPLDPVRVITNRSSGIMGLEIAKAFKAAGSTVTLIAGEVTVQLPPDTIRVRTAAEMATAVENKLPETDILVMCAAVADYQPVKTARAKLHAPSLTVAFRRTPDILKIVSASKYRPFTVAFSQDDSVEMARKKLREKKPALIVANPVQTAGSATIRPVIIYRSGKTRRLEEMSKVDFARELVKIVGTIYHRNKKGNTNHVHPL; from the coding sequence TTGGCAAAACCTGTTGAAATACTGCTGGGAGTTACTGGAAGTATTGCTGCCTATAAATCACTTGAACTGCTGCGATTATTCCGTAAAAAAGGCTGGAACGTAACCGTCGTTCTCACCCGCGCCGCTGCCAAACTAACCGGCATAGACACCTTTCGTGCTTTAAGCGGGCGGGAAGTGGGGGGGGACCTCTTTCCAAAATATCGAATACCCCATGATTCTATCCATCACATCGACCTTGCTGTACAACCAGACCTGACAGTAATTGCACCGGCAACTGCTAATATCATCGGCAAACTTGCCCATGGTATTGCGGATGACCTGCTCTCCACGATTCTGCTTGCAATACCATCCGAAAAGGTAGGTTCCGGCAGAGTTCTTATTGCACCGGCGATGAACTCCAATATGTGGTCAAATCCGATCGTCCAGGAGAATATCAGGCGACTTGCTGCGTTTGGTTATCGCTTTATCAATCCCGAAACTGGTGAATTGGCTTGTGGAATGGTCGGTACGGGAAGAATGGCATCACCGGAATCAATTCTTGAAACATGCTGTGCCTGTTTGACCAGATTACCAGATTTTACAGGTGTTCGTGTTTTAGTAACTACCGGTAGAACTGAAGAACCTTTGGATCCGGTACGCGTTATTACCAACCGCTCTTCTGGAATAATGGGACTGGAAATCGCCAAGGCATTCAAAGCCGCCGGAAGCACGGTGACACTCATTGCTGGGGAAGTAACCGTCCAGCTGCCTCCAGATACCATCCGGGTCCGGACCGCTGCTGAGATGGCAACTGCAGTTGAAAATAAGCTGCCGGAAACTGATATTCTTGTCATGTGTGCTGCAGTGGCAGATTATCAGCCCGTGAAAACAGCACGCGCTAAACTTCACGCACCAAGTCTGACGGTCGCATTCAGACGGACACCTGACATACTCAAAATCGTAAGCGCATCAAAATATCGACCGTTCACCGTGGCATTTTCTCAGGACGATTCAGTAGAAATGGCACGCAAAAAACTCCGGGAAAAAAAGCCGGCGTTAATCGTTGCCAATCCAGTACAGACTGCCGGCTCCGCCACTATTCGTCCAGTCATTATCTACCGTTCAGGCAAAACCCGCCGTCTCGAGGAAATGAGTAAAGTAGATTTTGCCAGGGAGCTGGTAAAAATAGTCGGAACAATTTATCACCGAAACAAAAAAGGTAACACTAATCATGTCCACCCGCTCTGA
- the gmk gene encoding guanylate kinase → MWNKTHQPFMIVLSSPSGAGKTTICREIVKRDKKIFYSVSATTRPPRKGEINGKSYLFVSETQFRQMINRNELLEYAEVYSHLYGTPKTPVIKAFRAGKDVIADLDIQGMRSCKQKLPGTVSIFILPPSIKELQRRLAHRGTEKDEELQQRREALEKELACIHEFDYLVINDKLEKAIRDVLGIIRSERLRTGRKIHRNKRRIE, encoded by the coding sequence ATGTGGAATAAAACTCACCAACCTTTCATGATCGTCCTCTCCTCACCATCCGGTGCGGGGAAAACTACAATCTGCCGAGAAATTGTCAAACGGGATAAAAAAATTTTCTATTCTGTTTCCGCCACTACTCGTCCTCCCCGGAAAGGAGAAATCAATGGGAAAAGTTACCTGTTTGTATCAGAAACACAATTCCGGCAAATGATCAACCGGAACGAACTGCTGGAGTATGCCGAGGTTTACAGCCATCTTTACGGAACACCCAAAACACCGGTAATTAAAGCTTTCCGCGCTGGTAAGGATGTTATTGCCGATCTGGATATTCAAGGAATGCGCTCCTGCAAGCAGAAATTGCCCGGAACGGTTAGCATCTTCATCCTCCCCCCGAGCATAAAAGAACTGCAGCGCCGACTTGCCCACCGGGGAACCGAAAAGGATGAGGAACTGCAACAGCGTCGGGAAGCATTAGAAAAAGAACTGGCCTGTATTCATGAATTTGACTATCTTGTAATTAATGATAAACTGGAAAAGGCGATCCGGGACGTCTTGGGAATTATTCGCAGTGAACGGCTCCGGACCGGCCGTAAAATTCACCGTAATAAAAGGAGGATTGAATGA
- a CDS encoding YicC/YloC family endoribonuclease, whose translation MIRSMTGVGRAEGVVAESGTRIAVDIRSVNHKYFELVSKLPPQLVSYERDIYEIVRRKIRRGYIQLQLTIDEPSTATCIKIDWEAAKRYLTLIRQLKRRFNLSGEVDLNALLTLPGVITTSKLTPGQNRLWRASRKIIGEAIHQLIHMRETEGTALVKDLRRRINKIRRALHCIRERVPKRVAERRENLIEQLANLNIQANSKRILEEVAYITERLDIHEECVRLRSHCSMFLRALRSSSTSGKKLDFIAQEMLRETDTLAAKARDVVISRRAIEIKGEIEKLKEQVRNVE comes from the coding sequence ATGATTAGAAGCATGACCGGCGTTGGCCGTGCAGAAGGAGTTGTAGCTGAATCCGGAACCCGAATTGCCGTTGATATCCGCTCCGTAAATCATAAATACTTTGAATTGGTGTCAAAACTGCCGCCTCAGCTTGTCAGCTATGAACGGGACATTTACGAAATTGTCCGAAGGAAAATCCGACGCGGTTATATTCAACTTCAATTGACAATCGACGAACCCAGTACTGCCACCTGTATCAAAATCGACTGGGAAGCGGCAAAAAGGTACTTAACACTTATCCGGCAACTGAAACGGCGGTTTAATTTATCGGGAGAAGTTGATTTGAACGCATTGCTGACGCTCCCGGGCGTCATTACCACGAGCAAATTAACTCCCGGACAGAACCGCCTCTGGCGTGCGAGCCGGAAAATTATTGGCGAAGCGATTCACCAGCTGATTCATATGAGAGAAACTGAGGGAACTGCATTAGTAAAAGATCTGCGCCGGCGCATAAATAAAATCCGCCGGGCGCTTCATTGCATAAGGGAAAGAGTTCCCAAACGGGTTGCTGAGCGACGCGAAAATTTGATTGAACAGCTGGCTAACTTGAATATCCAGGCAAATTCCAAGCGGATTCTGGAAGAAGTCGCCTATATCACTGAGCGGCTTGATATTCATGAAGAATGTGTCCGTCTTCGAAGCCATTGCAGTATGTTTCTCCGGGCGCTGAGAAGCAGCAGCACTTCAGGAAAGAAACTTGATTTCATTGCTCAGGAAATGCTCCGCGAAACCGACACGCTGGCTGCCAAAGCTCGGGATGTAGTAATCTCGCGACGGGCAATTGAAATTAAAGGCGAAATTGAAAAACTCAAGGAACAGGTACGCAATGTGGAATAA
- the dtd gene encoding D-aminoacyl-tRNA deacylase produces MRALLQRVSRARVIVDGNILGEIGPGLVIFIGIGKLDDEITGRKLASRIVRLRIFDDEQGKMNRSLLDVTGSALVVSQFTLYADTQHGLRPSFSQACEPSRAEALYQRFVDELRYLGVSVQTGKFGARMDVDLINSGPVTILLEEQ; encoded by the coding sequence ATGAGGGCATTGTTACAGCGCGTAAGCCGGGCGCGGGTAATTGTTGATGGTAATATCCTCGGCGAAATCGGACCGGGACTGGTAATATTTATTGGAATTGGAAAACTGGATGACGAAATAACCGGTCGAAAGCTGGCGTCCAGGATCGTCCGGTTGCGAATCTTTGACGATGAACAAGGGAAAATGAACCGCTCTCTTCTGGACGTCACCGGCTCAGCTCTGGTCGTTTCGCAATTCACTTTGTATGCCGATACTCAACATGGACTTAGACCGTCATTTTCTCAAGCCTGCGAACCATCGCGTGCTGAAGCTCTTTATCAACGATTTGTCGATGAATTGCGCTATCTCGGCGTCTCAGTTCAGACCGGTAAATTCGGCGCTCGCATGGATGTGGATCTAATTAACAGCGGACCAGTTACCATTCTGTTGGAGGAACAATGA
- a CDS encoding DJ-1/PfpI family protein: protein MYYLLSLTGILLAPLGSSNSSMELNPIESETVAIFVPSNLFRDDELNTTVRLLEKYEIPLLLISTDTTAAQGIDGLIIKPQRLISEVKADRFSALVLINGSGIAPYWNDSTIWHQCREFADAGRIIVAIELAPIILAKAGLLKGRQATVYPDFYSIGILKQNGARHYFADIVQDKNIITTSKAEYTGKAIRRLAAILRTVKR, encoded by the coding sequence GTGTACTACCTGTTATCATTGACGGGCATCTTGTTAGCGCCGTTGGGAAGCAGCAACAGTTCTATGGAATTGAACCCAATAGAATCAGAAACTGTTGCCATTTTTGTTCCCTCGAATCTGTTTCGCGACGACGAGTTAAACACGACAGTACGGCTCTTAGAAAAGTATGAAATACCCCTGCTCCTCATATCCACCGATACAACTGCTGCGCAAGGTATTGATGGACTGATTATCAAACCGCAGCGACTAATAAGTGAAGTTAAAGCCGATCGGTTTTCTGCGTTAGTGCTGATCAACGGTTCGGGAATTGCGCCATATTGGAATGACAGTACTATCTGGCACCAATGCCGGGAGTTTGCCGATGCCGGACGCATTATTGTTGCCATAGAACTGGCACCAATTATCTTGGCCAAGGCGGGGTTATTAAAAGGCCGGCAGGCCACCGTATATCCTGACTTCTATTCCATCGGTATTCTGAAACAAAATGGCGCCCGCCACTATTTTGCTGACATCGTTCAGGACAAGAACATCATCACCACTTCCAAGGCTGAGTATACCGGTAAAGCAATCAGACGACTGGCAGCAATACTTAGAACGGTAAAACGATGA
- the lepB gene encoding signal peptidase I — MPGKFSKGLKRFLREWVLVIIAVLLIRSFLVEAFLVPTGSMEDTIAIGDFMLVNKFVYGIKLPFTDNTLIGFSQPKRGDIVVFRFPLDGDVPEDSANPGRYKRIFPSWLPLLPLFWDTQRHFFTWYVPRNFIKRCVAVAGDTVEIRNKGLYINGKREVSPYAVHKFPYTLPPLPGEMKSEFQRLWLNRSFYRSELSPYVRDNFGPVVVPPGHIFAMGDNRDNSEDSRFWGPLALRYIRGKPLILYFSSGAAPNIARILLSPWAIRFNRIGRLVR; from the coding sequence ATGCCCGGGAAATTCAGTAAAGGTCTCAAGCGATTCCTTCGGGAATGGGTGCTGGTAATTATTGCCGTTCTTCTCATCCGTTCGTTTCTCGTTGAAGCATTTCTCGTCCCGACCGGCTCAATGGAAGATACCATTGCCATCGGTGACTTTATGCTCGTGAACAAGTTTGTCTACGGAATAAAACTTCCATTTACCGATAACACCTTGATTGGATTTTCTCAGCCCAAACGGGGGGACATTGTCGTATTCCGTTTTCCTCTGGACGGAGACGTTCCTGAGGATTCTGCAAATCCTGGCAGATACAAGCGGATATTCCCCTCTTGGCTTCCGCTCCTGCCGTTATTCTGGGATACTCAGCGCCATTTTTTTACTTGGTATGTTCCCCGTAATTTCATCAAACGCTGCGTTGCCGTTGCCGGTGATACTGTAGAAATCAGAAATAAAGGACTGTATATTAACGGCAAAAGGGAAGTTTCGCCTTATGCAGTTCACAAGTTTCCTTATACTCTGCCTCCTCTGCCCGGGGAAATGAAATCGGAGTTTCAACGTCTGTGGCTTAACCGCAGCTTTTATCGCTCAGAACTCTCCCCTTATGTCCGGGACAACTTCGGACCGGTCGTTGTCCCACCAGGACATATCTTTGCGATGGGGGACAATCGCGACAATTCCGAAGACTCAAGATTTTGGGGACCATTGGCGCTCCGGTATATCCGCGGAAAACCGCTGATCCTCTATTTTTCCTCAGGTGCCGCTCCCAATATCGCCCGCATCCTCCTCTCACCGTGGGCAATACGGTTCAATCGCATCGGCAGACTCGTCCGGTAA
- a CDS encoding DUF554 domain-containing protein has translation MLGTIVNTIAVIAGSLLGLLFHTRLPARLTRMAFQAIGIFTLFLGFSMALRTEKILFMIFSIVSGSILGELFDLDYQLNRWSEWLKSRLRLGTERFTEGLVTAFLIFCMGSMTILGAIEEGLGKTPSLFFAKSLLDGFAAIALTAGLGIGVMFASLPLFVYQTGLTLLARGLTTLLTPTMTNELTAVGGLILIGLGINLLEIKRLKVLNLLPALLVVLLLGIIFLK, from the coding sequence ATGCTGGGGACAATCGTTAATACCATTGCGGTGATCGCCGGCAGTCTGCTGGGGCTGTTATTTCATACCCGTCTGCCTGCCCGCCTGACGCGCATGGCGTTTCAGGCAATCGGTATCTTTACTCTGTTTCTCGGCTTCTCAATGGCACTTCGTACTGAGAAAATTCTGTTTATGATTTTCTCTATTGTCTCCGGCTCCATTCTTGGAGAACTGTTTGACCTCGATTACCAACTGAACCGCTGGAGTGAATGGTTGAAATCTCGCCTCCGGCTCGGTACCGAACGCTTTACCGAAGGTCTCGTAACCGCCTTTCTGATCTTCTGCATGGGGTCAATGACCATATTGGGAGCTATTGAGGAAGGACTAGGTAAAACACCAAGTCTTTTTTTTGCTAAATCCCTTCTTGATGGTTTTGCTGCCATCGCCCTCACTGCCGGCTTAGGCATCGGGGTAATGTTCGCATCCCTGCCGCTGTTTGTTTATCAGACAGGACTCACTCTGCTCGCCCGAGGACTCACTACGCTGCTCACGCCGACAATGACAAACGAACTAACGGCAGTCGGCGGACTCATTCTCATTGGACTGGGAATTAACCTTCTTGAAATCAAACGGTTAAAGGTACTAAATTTACTCCCCGCACTGCTCGTCGTATTGTTGCTCGGAATTATCTTTCTGAAATAA
- the acpP gene encoding acyl carrier protein, whose amino-acid sequence MALIDEVKAIIAEKLPDAAGKLTPDARFQEDLGADSLDIVELVLAFEDKFGIKIPDEDSQQLTTVGKAVEYLERKLAEKKAAEGSPQE is encoded by the coding sequence ATGGCATTAATTGATGAAGTAAAGGCAATAATTGCTGAGAAGCTGCCGGATGCGGCAGGAAAACTCACCCCGGATGCCCGGTTCCAAGAAGACTTGGGAGCGGATTCGTTGGATATCGTGGAACTTGTGTTGGCATTTGAGGATAAATTCGGTATCAAGATCCCCGATGAGGATTCCCAGCAACTGACTACCGTCGGTAAGGCGGTTGAATATTTGGAGAGGAAGCTGGCGGAGAAGAAG